In Desulfurellaceae bacterium, the genomic window GGTGGGCCGGGTTGAAAGACGCGGCCGCGCTCTGGGCGACATAGGCGATACGGCTGCCGCGTAGCCTGCGCAGCTCAGTCTCGGCCAGGGAGTGAAGCGCCAAGCCGTCAAAAACGACGGCGCCGTCCGTAATGCGGCAGCCGCTGCGGCTGTAGTACATGGCGGCCAGGCCGAGCGTCGATTTGCCCGCCCCGGACTCGCCGATGATACCCAGCACTTCTCCACGATCAAGCTCGAGGTCGAACCCGTGGAGGATGGGCCGGCTCTGCCCCTGGGCAAAGCCTTCGACCCGCAGCTGGTGGATGCTGAGCAGTCGCTCCGGCATGCTCATCGCCTATCACACCGGCCCCGCCTTTTCACTCGACCGGTCCTCCGACCCCGGCTCAGGGCCGTCGGTCGGGGGCCGCTTCTGTCTGCGCCAGCCAGTCAACGACCAGGTTGACGGCGATTGTCAGCAGCCCAATCGCCGCAGCCGGGAAAAACGGGGCGGCCAGCCCGAACGGCATGGCGCCGGCATTGTCACGAACCATGCTGCCCCAGTCGGCCGTCGGCGGCTGCATGCCCAGACCCAGAAAACTGAGCGAGCTGATGAACAGAAACACAAAGCAGAACCGCAGGCCGAGTTCTGCCAGCAGCGGCCCATACGTATTCGGCACAATCTCGGAACGAACGACCCACCACCAGCCCTCCCCCCGCAGCCTGGCCAGCTCGACAAACTCCACCACCGTCATATCCAGGGCCAGGGCACGCGACAGGCGGAAGACACGGGTGGCGCTCAGCAGGGCGCTGACCAGGACGACGGTCGTCACCGAGGGACTCAACACCGACAGCAGCAGCAGGGCAAAAATCAGGCTGGGCAGCGCCAGCAACACCTCGACCAGCCAGTTGAGCAGGCTATCGACCCAGCCGCCGATCAGAGCGGCTGCCGAGCCGCCGACAACGCCAACACCGAAGGCCAGCAGGGTTGCCACCAGGGCCACGCCGACGGTGTTCCGAGCGCCGTACAGCAGACGCGACAACAGGTCACGGCCGAGCTGGTCGGTCCCCAGCAGCGCCGAGCGACTGGACACCTCCCACACATCGCCGACCACCTCGGTTTCGCCGTAGGGCGCCAGCAGCGGGGCCAGCAGCGCCGCCCCGAGGTAGACGGCGATCAAGCCCAGGCCGAGCCTGGCACTCAGCGGCGCGCGGCCGAATGTCCGTAAAACAGTCATGGCGAACTGGGCTGGCGCAGCCGGGGGTTGCTCAGCAGAGCCAACACATCGGCCGTCAGGTTGAGCACGACGTACACCGAGGCGAAGATCAGGCCGCACGCCCGGACTACCGGCAGGTCACGCTTGGACACCGCGTCGACCAGGAGCTGGCCGAGTCCAGGATAGACGAACACCACCTCGACCACTACCACCCCGACAACCAGGAAGGCCAGGTTCAGGACAACGACGTTGATGATCGGCGAGACGGCGTTGGGCAGCGCGTGGTGGACAATAATCCGGCCCGGAGACAGCCCTTTGAGCCGGGCCATTTCAATATATGGACTGTGCAGCAGGTTCAGAATCGCCGCCCGGGTCAGCCGCATCATGTGGGCGCCGACGACCAGACCGAGGGTCAGGACCGGCAGGCTGAGGGCGGACAGCGTGTCGGCCAGCGCCATGCCGGGAGAGATGATCGACACCGCCGGAAAGACCTGCAAGCGAACCGCAAAGACGACCGTGAGCAGATAGGCGATAAAGAAATCCGGCAGGGAAATCGTGCTCAGGCCGACAATCGACAGCGTTTTATCGATCCACCGGTCGCGATACACCGCAGCCACCAGACCCAGGCTCAGAGCGAGCGGCACCGCGACCAGCGCGGTCAGCGTGGCCAGCAGCACGGTGTTGGCCAGACGCCCGCGGATCAGCTCGGCCACCGGCTGCTGATTGGCCAGCGAGGTACCAAGCTCGCCGCGCACAAGGTCGGCCAGCCAGTCGAGGTAGCGAACGTGCAGGGGCCGGTCCACGCCCAGCTGGCGGCGCAGGGCGGCGACCGTGTCGGGCGTTGCCGACTGGCCCAGCACCGCCTCGGCCACATCGCCCGGCAGCACCTCCAGACCGAGCGACAGGATGAGCGAGATGGCCAACAGGGTCAGCAGGCCGAGGGCCAGCCGCCGGACGATCAGGACGCGCAGACTCATGACCCGCCGGGCTCCCGGGCCCACCACCAGCGCTCGGCACACCGGCCGCCGTCCAGTTCCCGATGGCTGGCCAACTGCCCGAAGCGCAGCCGGCTGTCGGCGGCGCACACGTCCGCAGCAAACAGCGGGATGATAACCCCGCCCTCATCGCGCACAATCGTCTGCATCTCGGCGTACTGCTCGGCGCGTTTGTGCTCGTCGAGTTCGGCCCGGGCGGCTCTCAGCAGGCGATTGAAGCGCGGGTGACGAAAACGCGTGTCGTTCCAGGCTGCGTCCTCGGCATAGGCGGTCGCAAACATCAGCCCTGCGGTCGGCTGGCCGTTCCACGAACACAGGCAAAAGGGCTTTGTGAGCCACACGTTTTTCCAGTATCCGTCGGCCGGCTCGCGGACGATCTGGAGCGTCAGACCTGCTTTTGCGGCGTGCTCCCGATACAGCACGGCCGTATCGACCGCGCCCGGAAACGCGGCGTCTGAGGTGCTCAGCCGCAGGCGTAGGCCATCCAGCCCGGCACGCCGCAGATGGAATCGGGCCCGATCCGGATCGTAGGGTCGCTGGGCCAGCCGGGCGGCAAAATAGGGCTGGCCGCGGCTGATCGGATGGTCGTTGCCGAGGCTGCCATAGCCGCGCAGAATGGTGCGCAGCAGAGCGTCCCGGTCGATGGCGTATTTGAGCGCTAGACGCACATCGGGATTGTCGAATGGGGCGACATCGGTGTGCATGGGCAGGGAGTAGTGCTTGGTGCCGTGGGTTTGCAGTATCTGGATGCCGGGCAGACGGGACAGGAGATGCAGGGTTTTCAGCTCGCAGCGGTTGATAGCATCGACGCGGCCGGTTTGCAGGGCTGCGGTTCGGGCGTTCACATCGGCGATGGCCAGCATTTCCACAGCCTCGAAGTGGGCCCGGTCAGCCTTCCAGTAGTTGGGATTGCGCCGGGTCAGCGAGCGAACGCCGGGCTCGAACTCGACCAGTTGATAGCCACCGGTTCCCACACCGGTCGTGACATCGCCGTCGTGGGGCTGAATCGTCAGGTGGATGTCGGCCAGCACAAACGGAAAATCGGCCTGCCCGTCCCGGAGTTCAAAGACTACCCCGGTCTTGCCGTCGGGACGGAGCTGGAGGATATTGTCCAGCAGAATCTTGACCGGCGACACCGATTGCCTGCCCCGGTGATGGTTGATCGAGGCAACCACATCCGCGGCCTCCAGGGTTTTGCCGTGATGGAACTCAACGCCCCGCCGCAGCCCAAAGCGCCACACCCTGGCATCCGGCGACACGTCCCAGCCGTCGGCCAACTCGGGCCTGGGCCGGCCCTGCTCGTCGATCTCCACCAGAGTATTGCGAAGCTGGCCGAAAGACAGCAGGGTCATGAAGGCGTCCGAGATGCGGGCCGGGTCAAGCGAGTCGCTGGTAAAGCCACCCGAGATCCCCAGCCGCAACAGCCCGCCTTGTTGCGGGCGATTGATCCGCGTCTGGGCCAACAGGCCGGGTGCGGCCGCAGCCAGCCCCAGGCTCGAGGCCAGGAACCGCCGACGGGACAACGGGCGGGGGATGGGTGAGGCGGTC contains:
- a CDS encoding ATP-binding cassette domain-containing protein — protein: MPERLLSIHQLRVEGFAQGQSRPILHGFDLELDRGEVLGIIGESGAGKSTLGLAAMYYSRSGCRITDGAVVFDGLALHSLAETELRRLRGSRIAYVAQSAAASFNPAH
- a CDS encoding ABC transporter permease codes for the protein MTVLRTFGRAPLSARLGLGLIAVYLGAALLAPLLAPYGETEVVGDVWEVSSRSALLGTDQLGRDLLSRLLYGARNTVGVALVATLLAFGVGVVGGSAAALIGGWVDSLLNWLVEVLLALPSLIFALLLLSVLSPSVTTVVLVSALLSATRVFRLSRALALDMTVVEFVELARLRGEGWWWVVRSEIVPNTYGPLLAELGLRFCFVFLFISSLSFLGLGMQPPTADWGSMVRDNAGAMPFGLAAPFFPAAAIGLLTIAVNLVVDWLAQTEAAPDRRP
- a CDS encoding ABC transporter permease, producing the protein MSLRVLIVRRLALGLLTLLAISLILSLGLEVLPGDVAEAVLGQSATPDTVAALRRQLGVDRPLHVRYLDWLADLVRGELGTSLANQQPVAELIRGRLANTVLLATLTALVAVPLALSLGLVAAVYRDRWIDKTLSIVGLSTISLPDFFIAYLLTVVFAVRLQVFPAVSIISPGMALADTLSALSLPVLTLGLVVGAHMMRLTRAAILNLLHSPYIEMARLKGLSPGRIIVHHALPNAVSPIINVVVLNLAFLVVGVVVVEVVFVYPGLGQLLVDAVSKRDLPVVRACGLIFASVYVVLNLTADVLALLSNPRLRQPSSP
- a CDS encoding ABC transporter substrate-binding protein; translation: MLTASPIPRPLSRRRFLASSLGLAAAAPGLLAQTRINRPQQGGLLRLGISGGFTSDSLDPARISDAFMTLLSFGQLRNTLVEIDEQGRPRPELADGWDVSPDARVWRFGLRRGVEFHHGKTLEAADVVASINHHRGRQSVSPVKILLDNILQLRPDGKTGVVFELRDGQADFPFVLADIHLTIQPHDGDVTTGVGTGGYQLVEFEPGVRSLTRRNPNYWKADRAHFEAVEMLAIADVNARTAALQTGRVDAINRCELKTLHLLSRLPGIQILQTHGTKHYSLPMHTDVAPFDNPDVRLALKYAIDRDALLRTILRGYGSLGNDHPISRGQPYFAARLAQRPYDPDRARFHLRRAGLDGLRLRLSTSDAAFPGAVDTAVLYREHAAKAGLTLQIVREPADGYWKNVWLTKPFCLCSWNGQPTAGLMFATAYAEDAAWNDTRFRHPRFNRLLRAARAELDEHKRAEQYAEMQTIVRDEGGVIIPLFAADVCAADSRLRFGQLASHRELDGGRCAERWWWAREPGGS